Part of the Pedobacter roseus genome is shown below.
TCCTGTTGGTAATAATATTGAATTCGAAACCGGAAAGAATGTCTGCTTTCTTACAGGTAGTAATATGGCTGGAAAATCTACTTTTTTAAAGTCTGTTGGTATTTCTATTTATCTAGCGCATTTAGGACTTCCGGTTCCTGCAAAATATATGGAGATTGGTATTTGGCAAGGATTGATCTCGACCATAAATTTGCCCGATAATTTAAATCAAGGGTACAGTCATTTTTACAATGAGGTATTAAGGGTGAAACATGTTGCTGAAAAGATTAAAGTCTCTAAAAACATTTTCGTGATTTTTGATGAGTTATTTAGAGGTACAAATGTAAAAGATGCTTTTGATGGGTCTTTATCTGTGATTAAATCATTCTCTAAAATAGAAGATTGTTGTTTCATGATTTCCACTCATATTATTGAGGTTGCAGAAATTCTAAAAGATAATAAAAATGTCGTGTTCAAATATCTTTTCACTAAAATGGAAGGCAACAAACCAACGTTTACTTATCATCTGATGGATGGGATTACTGATGAAAGGATAGGGATGTGGATTATTGAAAATGAAAAGATTGATGAAATTTTAAGCAGCAGAGATTTGAAATAAATCTCTGCTGCTTTTTATTGCTGACGATATGAAACTATAAACTGCCAGCTGATAACTACCTACTACTGCTGTTGCTGCTGTTGTTGCATCGCTTCCATATACTGCTGGTAGCTATTTTTAGTTCTTACAGTGCTTATTGTTCCGGTAGGTTTGGTATAATTCACTTCTTTCGGCTGGAAATACGTTTCATGATCGTTGAAGTCTTCATCATTGTAGCCTACTGATACATTTACTTCCATAATATGTTCAAAACCACCTTTGTAAACGCCTTTTACGGGTGAGCAATCGGTAAAGTTACGTCCAACCGCCAAACGCACGTGGTTTTCGTTCACAATACAATTATTGGTCGGGTCTAAACCTAACCAGCCATATTCGGGCAGGTAAGCTTCCGCCCAGGCATGGGTTGCACCTTCGCCCCGCATGCCATCTCTGTTAGGGCAGATATAGCCACTAACATACCGTGCCGGGATGCCTGTTAAACGCAACATAGCGGTTAATACATGTGCAAAATCCTGACAAACGCCTGCTTTCAGTTTCAAAATTTCTTCGATGGTGGTATCAACTGCCGTTACGCCTTTAATGTATTCGAAATTGTTGAAAACATCCGCGCAGTATTTTATAGCGGTTTGATAAGGGGTGTCATCAGGCTCTTTAATACCCAGAGCGGTTGCTTTAAGTTGATTAATGCCATCAAAACTTTCCTGCCGTAAATAATCGATATAGGGTACCTCATATTTAAGCATATCGAGGCTGTTCCATTGCTCGCTGCTAAACATATCATCCTGCGGTAAGGGTTTTGCAAAAGTTTCTACGCTTACCTTCGAGAAGATTTTTAGTTGTGTGTGTGGCTCGTTTTGCGTGAAAGTACCCACCTCATTGCCGTAATAATCGATAAATATTTCAATCTCCGGACTTCCGGAGATATTCAGGTCGTGTTTAACTACTTTTTGATAGTCATCCTTAATCGGGAACAAAATAATCTGATTGGCACTATCGCGAACAGGCAATTCGTATTTATAGTTGGTGATGTGTTTGATTTTGAAAATTGGCATATTGGCTATTATTATATTTTAACACAGCATAATATCCGTGTTAATCTGTGTCCATCTGTGGTTGAAAAATTATGAATTAGCGAAATAATACTCATTTAACAGGTTTCCGATGCCGAAAAGTTCGGCCCTGATTTCAGTAAGGTAATGGTGAAGCTGTTCTTCGTTCATGGTATTTACCGAACTATAGGTAATCATACTTTTTAGGCGACCTATTTTAAATGATAAATTATTATAATGCTCAATGTTGCTTTCGCTCTTTAACCGGTTAAAATACCTTTCAATATTGTTCATGGCGTACAAAGCCGAACGCGGAAAATCATTGTTGAGCATCACCAGTTCGATGATGTTTTTCGCGTCAAAACCCTGCCGGTAGGTTTTTAAATATAATTCATAACCACCTAAAGATAATAATAAGTGTTTCCAGTAGGCAATATCGGTTAATAAATCAGGATTGCTGCTGATGGAACTGAATTTGATATCCAGGATATCGATAGATTGGATACTTCTCTCCAGGTGTTTCCCGATTTTCATAAAACTTCTGCTTTCGCCGCGCTCCATTACGCTATCCGCTGTGCCATGGTATAACATTACCTGTTTAATCAAAACATCTAATGCCGTGATAGGATCATCCTTTTGCACATACCACAATAATTTTTCATCCTTTACCGCATGGTAATATTCGTTTAAACACTGCCATAGGTCTTTCGGAATATGTTCCTGAACACTTCTTGCATTCTCACGGGCAAGCGTAACGATGTTTAAAATCGAATTTGGGTTTTCACGGTTTAGCAAAAGGTATTCAATTACGGCCCGGCTATCGTGCTGGATATTTAATAACTCGTTTTCGTCGTCTGATGAAAAAATCCTGATCACGGGCTTCCAGGTAAATTCCTGTATGGTATCCTGCGAGGAAGCGTAATTTATTTTTAACATGCGCAGCATCCCATCGCTACGCTCCACATATCTGCTTAGCCAATATAGGCTTGATGCAACTCTACTTAACATATCCCGTATTTTAAGAAGTTAAAACCCATGTATCTTTACTGCCGCCGCCCTGCGAACTGTTTACCACCAGTGAGCCTTCTTTTAAAGCCACCCTGGTTAAACCACCCGGGACAATCGAAATGCCATCTGGCCCGTTTAAAGCAAAGGGGCGGAGGTCAATTCTTCGGGGTGCCAGCTTTCCGTTGATAAAACAAGGTGCAGATGATAAACTAATGGTAGGCTGGGCGATAAAATTGCGTGGATCTTTTAATACTTCAATTTTATATTCTTCTGTTTCCTGTTCAGTGGCCGCGTGTCCCATTAACATGCCATATCCGCCACTTCCATTGGTTTTTTTAATTACCATGGTATTAATGTTTGCAAAAACATATTCCAGTTCATCTTTATTGCTCAGCTGGTAGGTGGGCACATTTTTTAATATGGGCTCTTCGTT
Proteins encoded:
- a CDS encoding transglutaminase family protein, translating into MPIFKIKHITNYKYELPVRDSANQIILFPIKDDYQKVVKHDLNISGSPEIEIFIDYYGNEVGTFTQNEPHTQLKIFSKVSVETFAKPLPQDDMFSSEQWNSLDMLKYEVPYIDYLRQESFDGINQLKATALGIKEPDDTPYQTAIKYCADVFNNFEYIKGVTAVDTTIEEILKLKAGVCQDFAHVLTAMLRLTGIPARYVSGYICPNRDGMRGEGATHAWAEAYLPEYGWLGLDPTNNCIVNENHVRLAVGRNFTDCSPVKGVYKGGFEHIMEVNVSVGYNDEDFNDHETYFQPKEVNYTKPTGTISTVRTKNSYQQYMEAMQQQQQQQ
- a CDS encoding alpha-E domain-containing protein, whose protein sequence is MLSRVASSLYWLSRYVERSDGMLRMLKINYASSQDTIQEFTWKPVIRIFSSDDENELLNIQHDSRAVIEYLLLNRENPNSILNIVTLARENARSVQEHIPKDLWQCLNEYYHAVKDEKLLWYVQKDDPITALDVLIKQVMLYHGTADSVMERGESRSFMKIGKHLERSIQSIDILDIKFSSISSNPDLLTDIAYWKHLLLSLGGYELYLKTYRQGFDAKNIIELVMLNNDFPRSALYAMNNIERYFNRLKSESNIEHYNNLSFKIGRLKSMITYSSVNTMNEEQLHHYLTEIRAELFGIGNLLNEYYFANS